The Haloferax volcanii DS2 DNA segment AGACGTAGGGCACGCGCTCCCCGTACTTCTCGCGGAGTTCCTCGTCGCTGTCGACGTTCACGAGGTCGATATCGACCGTGACATCCACCTCGTCTGCGACCTCGCGAACGGTCGCTTCGGCCTCGTCGCAGAGGTGACACTCCGTGCGCGTGTAGATGACGATGGGGACGGCGTCGCTCATCGTCCGATGTCGTCGCCGCGGCCTGTTGAGTCTTCTCGTCGTATCTTATCAGATCACAAATTTGTTTCTGAATCGGGTCTGTTTGAGTTTTTAATCTAACAGTATCGGGTGTCAGAGTCAGAACTCGTCCGAGAAAACGGCTGACACCGGCGTCGTATACGTCTCACCGAATCGAATATGTTAATTTTCGTCTGTTGATAATACGTCGTAAATTTTCTAACTCAGAACCGAATACATAACGAACGAGTACAATTTATGACAGTCGATACTGACGCACCCGAGGCGGACGGTCGAAACCGGTTCGTCTACGTGACGGCCGCGCTCGCCGCCCTCAACGGACTGCTGTTCGGGTTCGACACGGGCATCATCTCGGGCG contains these protein-coding regions:
- a CDS encoding glutaredoxin family protein, whose translation is MSDAVPIVIYTRTECHLCDEAEATVREVADEVDVTVDIDLVNVDSDEELREKYGERVPYVYVDGRPAFKFRVDADRLGEKLTAARE